The window AGCACTGGTGGTTCAGACCTCTTTAGGTGTGAAACAATCGTATCTCATTTGTTAGTTATCTGCTTAGTTGGGATATTTCTGTAGGGTTTAGCAGGGCCCCCAGCTGCCACGGCCATACCTGTTGTACCGGTAGGAGTAAGGGCTGCAATAGCTAGAGCCATAGGGTCTACCATAGCCATAGAGGCCCCTGTAACCCAGGGAGCCCCCATAGCCCCACAGACCTCCACAGCCCAGGGAAGAGCCCCCATATCCATACAGACCCCCATAGCCCAGGGAGGAGCCATAGCCCCCATAGCCATACAGACCCCCAGAGCCCAGGGAGCCCCCATAGCCCCCAAGGACAGGTGCTCCAGAGGATCCCACAATGGAATCCtgagggaaggagctgaggatggggccaggGAAGGTGATGACGACTGGAGGTGGCTGGATCACAGTCGTGGAGTCGGGGCACTGGCGGACGCACGGTTCATTCCCACTGtcagcgaggggctgggggcggtTGATACCACCAACGGCAGTGGAGCACAGGTCGTAGCAAGACATCTCGCAGGGATGGAGGTCAGTCTGTAAAACAGTCATTTATGTTAACGTTGAAGAAATATCAAACATTAGGTTATGATGAAGCAGTCCAACAGGGTATCAGTAATAAATCTGggaagtaaacattttttttcttcttgctattCTTCCTAGCACTGTAATCTGGAGGCTAGTTTTGACTTAAGTATGACAAAGTCATGTACCTTTCAATTACATCTTTGGTATTTCTAGATAAGCTATTTTGGTAGTATTATATTACTCTTAGTTGAtggtttctttccttccagttATAAACTCAGCAGAACCTTGCTAAGTGTAGCCATATACAATCATGTATATGATCTGTTTTTATCTCCTAAAATAGTCCAAGAATTCCCCAAAGCCCTAAAATGTTATAAGTTTGTGATTCAAAACTGCTTGATATACTCCTTTTCTGGAGCTTATCTTTACAGAGCCTGGTAATGAATGAGAAACCAAACATTATTTCTAGCAGCAAATAATCTACAGATCACTGGCAGTAGCTGAAGAGGACTTGGTCCTAAGTTAAAATCAAGAGTTCCTGACAGCAAGTTAAGTTTAGCAAAGTTTGAGAGAAATCTGACTTACCCAATTCACAAAGGCGAGTAAGGTGAGAGAAGTGGATAGAGAAGACTTGACACAGGGAGCTTTTATACAGCTCCATCGATTGCCTGGAGGACATTAGGCATCCTATGCGTGACTTCATAATTAGGTACCAACCCAAAATTGTAGGACACGTAGTTCCTCAAAGTGCTGAAATTGTTTTTGTGTATTGCTTTTGCATTGCAGGCACTTCAAACCCACACATAGCATGACATGCACGCTCCACCACAGACCTCTCTATTATCTCCAGGCTTTATGtgtggaattattttttattattccattGCTCTTCTTAGCATTAGGGGAGGAAGTAAGCTGACTTGATTTATTTGAGTCCTGCATAATTAGGATGACAAGAGGAGTCATTTCTTTTGTCCAGTTACTGG of the Phalacrocorax aristotelis chromosome 25, bGulAri2.1, whole genome shotgun sequence genome contains:
- the LOC142048253 gene encoding scale keratin-like isoform X2 → MSCYDLCSTAVGGINRPQPLADSGNEPCVRQCPDSTTVIQPPPVVITFPGPILSSFPQDSIVGSSGAPVLGGYGGSLGSGGLYGYGGYGSSLGYGGLYGYGGSSLGCGGLPYGSSYCSPYSYRYNRYGRGSWGPC
- the LOC142048253 gene encoding scale keratin-like isoform X1 produces the protein MSCYDLCSTAVGGINRPQPLADSGNEPCVRQCPDSTTVIQPPPVVITFPGPILSSFPQDSIVGSSGAPVLGGYGGSLGSGGLYGYGGYGSSLGYGGLYGYGGSSLGCGGLWGYGGSLGYRGLYGYGRPYGSSYCSPYSYRYNRYGRGSWGPC